The Branchiostoma lanceolatum isolate klBraLanc5 chromosome 5, klBraLanc5.hap2, whole genome shotgun sequence region TTCCTCGTAGAACTGTCTCTGTTCGTGAGTGAGGACCCCGCCGTCCACGGTGTAGCGGAAGTCCTGACTAGCCGGGACGCGGGAGAGTCCGCCACTCGTGGGGACAGCTGTCAGCTTCTGCGAAATGTGTTCaggaaacaaacacagcaaGATAGGAAAATACATTGTCAGGTGCCTGCAAAGTCCAAAAACTTCTTTCATTTCATGAAAAAGTTTATGTGATGGCTTGCTGAGAGAACAACTAAAATAGTGCAATATTCTAATAatttgtgtaaactttttaaCCTTGTTGGCTTGTTAGGTTTTTCTTCAGGCCATAAAATCTAGATTGGTTGAAAATTAAAGCCGTCACTAAAATGCAGTTACTCAGAGTGGCATGATTGAGACTGAGAGTCAATTAATTTCCAAGTAGATAGTTGAATAGTTGTTTtccctgttttttttcttcttatatgTCACCATACTAAAGTTCCATAACTTATTttaaaaatggagaaaaaaaagcacaatttTGGAAAAATTTATGgcctttgcatttttgtttttcaaacatttgcTGCAACTTTTGTTACAGGTTAACTGTTGCTATCACTTACAAGTACTGTAGGACCAAAGTCCAACAACGGACAATATCAAAATAGGTCACATTAGCTTAGGTAACATGATAAAACAGCATGTTTTGTTATTATGTAAATTAAAGATCAGTACTGTACAAAGACACTGGTGATAAGAACTACTACGTATTACATTCAACACTATTGATATGAAACTTTGAAGGATACAAGTCCATCCTGAGTTCCTTTAGGTGACACTGCCAGGTGCTGCGCAATCGTCTTCAACCTGTTGGCAGCCATCTTGCTGACCTCAAGCAAATAAAAAGGGCAAACAAAGCTCACACAGTGACTTGGACCAAGCACTTTATATAATGCCCTGCTTGGGCAAAGTCTCTTTTCTACTGAACCAATCAATCCTATCCTTGAAGCTGCTGACTATGAAGAGTCAAGACTTTCTTTAAACTCCTTGAAGTCTGCACAGCTGGAGAGAAACAACATCTAGTAAGTGTATTTTTCTAAGGGTAATGCTTGTGGGTGTTTACCTAAGTTTATATTGATACTACAGTGCATTTGGGATCTTCTAACAGTTCTGTTTTCAAGGAATATATCAAAGCAATTATAAGTACGTATGACCTTTAAGACGGTGGAAAATAGAATGGGACACAAGGGTCATTTAAATGTTGGTTCCAAGACTGAAGAAGGACCATAGTCTTTCAGGTAAAATACTCCTGTTTAATCAATAATGGCCTCATTTCCCACACTTGCTTCATCTGTTATAGTATACTGTCATATTCCATAAAATATATCATGTTATCTGTCTTACACAATGTAGATCCATttactacatgtgtatacaaaAGTAGTAAACCTTAAATGTAATGGTTTCAGCCTGTTTCATTGGTTTCAGCCTGTATTCgtgcaaaacaaacatttttggcgtatattgGTTTTATTTTagtataactctgtaaccagttCTCATGACACTTTTGCTGTACATCGAAAAGATACATTGCCAAAAGATCTTGTAGTTCTGACGGTTTGAAATATGTTGCTGACTGCCTTACTGGTATGTCCATTAAGTGCATAACATTAGTACACTACAACTTGCATCATGCACATAAAACTTCAGTTGCTGCCAGAACACATTGCTGCTTATAATGGCTTTTTCATACACAATGGACCTTGATTTACATACATCAAAAATATATCAAGTTACTACACTTAAAGACTTTTGCTGTTCAGGATCTTGACTGACTTTAGACTGTCCGATTGAACGAAAAACATGTTGATGTCGAGAAGTAAGATATAGGTATGATTTATATATTACTATTCATATGTTACACATTTTACTTACAGTTTAATTTTGTTGCCACAAATTTATTCCTGAGCTATTCCCACAAATTTAACAAAGGTTAAAACAAGCAAATCTACACAGAATCGTGGTACACAGGTTGATTTGCTCAAGAATAACATGTACTATCAGGCTCTACTTTAATCATTAACTCTTGACTGTTGGAAGCCTAGGTTGACTTGAGTACAAGTTTCGTGTGTTTGTCCTTCCGTCATTCCACCATGTTTCCAGGCTGTCCCTTCACCAGTCGTGCACGTAGGCGCCACACATCCTGTAGCAGCATAAATTATATCTCAGTCAGAATCATGTAGCTGGTAAACCATCACATGGCATTAAATACTAGTTTTCTACTTAAAGTTGAATTCAAGAATTATAGACAATATACCTTGAAAGACAACTTGACATTGTTGCCAAGCCTTTTCCTGGCCAGTTCCATGACTTCAGAGGAAATATTCTCCTGAACCGTTCCTTCCACATCGATATAGTAACAGTGGTTGCTGGCATAGTGACAGGAGATGGCCTAAACAGTATATAAGACACAACATTATCAGATATGAATCCAGATGTGTGTTAATGACAAATATACTGTCCTTGCTATTTCTTTTGATAGGTGTCCCGAATTGAGGTCATTGGCTTCGACAGGCAGACCAGCTGTGAGCATGccatgctgcagtacctgaaaaagtcactagggggcccaaagtcaCAAGGTTTCTTCCAACGTCAATATtaactaccaacataccaaaaattgaTACGAGTCCATCAACAAGATCTTGGGTTCAGGTGCGAACACACAAcaaacagattttaaaaaacaccTTCCGTCAAAGCTGAAGCTCCTTACCAGGGCTAATAACAGACCACAGACATTCACACAGGACTGGGCTGAAATGAAGTGATTGTTTGCTATCCTATCTACAAGTGGTTTAACTACCTTCCTAAATCCCTGCGTCCTGTTCATGCCGGAGCCGTGGATGAGGAGGGGGTGGAAGAAGACGGTGTCTCCCTTCTCCATCTCCAGGTGCACACGGGGGTGGTCAGGCGAGTAGTCACGCACACCATGGTACATCTTGTTTACACCTCCCTTTAAAAACACAGACAACTCCTTTGTGTCAAAATCTTTTCCTACAGATGTGTAAAATAATCTATATCAATAATGTGCAAAGACCAGGTGTGAATAGAAACTGTAAACACTGCATTGTTTGAATCAGTGCTATTACATTGCAAAATATACCTGACAATGTCCTTTGAAATTTACTATTAGCATTTCAATCATAACTTCAAGACATGTTTCATGTGCTGGAACAAAGCAAGCTGTTTACTATCATTCAGAAAATTTGATTGAAAGAACAATGTGCAATGTTCTCTATGACAAGTTTTATATGGTAAGTAATTAATAGGAGCCTACAAATAGACTTGAACAGGAACTTAAAGTTTGGGATAGATCATAGAACAATGTTGTACCTCCCATTCAGGATAGTCATGCTGCTTGAGATCACCAGTGTGTGAGCCAGGCAGGACCACCAGACAGCCGTTGGACCGGTCCACCTTCTCCATGGCTGTCCAGGAGCACACAATCCGGTCGGCAGGGCGGAAGGGAAAGTAGTGCAGGTCCTGGTGCATGGGGTGGCGCGAGCTCTTGGAGCCTGCAGGAGACAGTACATCATTCATCACACTTCACATATTCCTGATCCAACAGTCACTCTTTCATTGTTTAATCAAGAAGCTTTTAAACAGTTTGAAAGCTCCTCAGTCTAATGTACGATAAGGGACACATGGGTCAATAGTGCACATGGGTCAATAGTGAAGATAGCTTTCATGTCACAAATAAGTTGTTATGCCCTACATTTTAGGTAGGTAAAGGAGGCAAGAACAATCATTTCTGCTGAATGTAGCATGTACTAGTAGCATTATAATTGAATAACCTAAGACAGACCTGGGTCTGGAGGCTTGTTGATGACCATGGTGTGCATCGCTGCAATGTCAGGACCAGTGAAGGCCTCCACATACTTCAGGATCTGTAAATAAATGACAGCTGCAGGTTAgccagaaatgtttgtggtgtaaAATGCATTACAAACGTTAAACCTTAACAAAACGGTGTGGAAAGAATATCAAACAGGGCGCAGTGATGAGGGTTGAAGAAAGAGAGtccagcagcagaacacagttacTTAAGATACTACTAATATTCTGCTAGTTTATGTCAATATTATCAACCCCTTTACCTCTGGATCACAGCAGTACTGAAACAGCACAGGATCCAACATCCAGTCCTGTATCTTGGTCACAGCGTGCTCCCCCGGTACAAACTCTGACTTGGCAATGGCCACATCCCTCATGATGATGACACCTGGGATCTTCACTTCTCTCGTGCAGACCTTCTCGAAACGATCCCTGTGGACAGTGTTATAAGACCAATGTTACACACCTTTAATGGCAGAGCTCATATAATGATTACATTGACTCCACTAGTGTCACAGAAACTATAAAACTATAAATTGGTAATCAAAATCATCTGGCTATAACACAGGAAGACTATATATAACAAAACACAGGAAAGTCACTTAGCTTCataaaaacagtaactgttacatttctgtatttactaAAAACATTAGCTGCAAGCATTTGACAGCTACATAAATTGAGTACCTGTATTTGTCTATTTTGTCAACAGAGACAAGGTTCTTGATGACCAGGAATCCATTTTTGTCATAAAACCGCCTCTGTTCATCTGACAGGATGCAGTCAGGCTGGCTATACTGGTAGGCTGCTGATGACACTGGGTTGGTGGACTGGACTATTGGTTAAGGTTTCCTTATGGCCTTTGATATCATTAAGAGTTTATACTAAACCATACCTTTTGACAGGTGAAACTACGTACCTGATGGCTATGTATGATATGgccaatttttcaaaattttgagcTCCTGTGTCATCACAGATATCAAAAGCTTTACAAGGAACATAATTCATCGTTCGTCCGGACGGCAGCGCTTGTTCGAACATCGAGCAGCTCATACCGTTCTTAGTATTACTATATGTTCTCCTGTTTGAATAAAGTCACCCTAGgaaaagtactgtaattcttgatttgttaactgtaacttaattttagctgatttaacggtcactagtcaacagctaaaatttcattgttgctaatatttgatcactaatttgttcccaccgttagaatcaagtgccgtgacctactagATTTTCCGCCAACCGCTAAATTTTCCTGCCCttgaagtgatttacagtatgatgttGGCTGCCCGGCAAGCCACCTGTCTCAGTCACACAGGCTCATGGTGTGAACTTTTGTTCCTCAAGGCTGGACATCACTGACTTGACGTGACCTCTGTGAGTTTCACCATGAACTATAGTCTATAGCATAGGTACTTCTTTGCCAAACCATTTGATCTTGATATGGTTcctttattatatatatatatatatatatatgaaccatTGCATGATATTTTATCTTTTGTAATAAACATCATGATTATACTTCGCCCTGTCCGACATTGTTACATTTACTAGTATGTGATTCTGCAGGAACATTTCGGCCAGCTTAGATGTTTGTGTGATTCTTGCCTtgtttcagcaaggaggttaaaataaatCTCCTTGGTTTCAGCCTGTGAGCCTGCGGGTAACTTGTCTCATTGTActaaaaattacatgtatgcaggAGACGAGAAATACAGTGCTCATTCAATGCTTATATAACCAAATTACTTTATCTAAAACAGGAGAACACATACTAAGAATGGGTTCAGCCATTTGATGTTGGAGGTGTGGCTTATCTTTGGTTATACAAGCATTGAATGAGTTGGGACATCTCTTGTATTTCTCGTCTcctgcatacatgtaacgttacatgtgacaTCTAACTTTAGCATGCATCACGTTAATCCATTCCAGGCAAAGTCTAAATAATTTTCATCATAAGCTACAACAGAACATCGCTAATTAAATCTAGAACACCGAATTCATGATTAAGGTTGAAGAAATCAAGGACAACAAGATAACACGAAGGCCACTGGACTTAAGACCCGATCAAAGTACAACTGTTGATACTGGTGTTAAACGTGAATAATTGCACGTAACGTTATTAAACTGCGTCATGCATAAATTTTTAACGCctataatcaaggaggttatgctaTAATTTATAGTCTGCAAGGCTCCTTTGAGTTCGAGGGCGACTTTCTAAATGTGGAAAGACGCCTGAATAAATGTGCATAGTGATTATAGaatttataaaagaaaaagaaaattagtACTCAAGGTGAATACTCAAGGTGAAAACGTGACATTCAAGGATACGATGCCCTGATGTGGCTTTCCTGAAGCCAGGTGTCGGAGAACAGTCTGCAACCTATCTGCCATGACTGGAGAACGGGTGACACAGCTGCTACTCCAGCACAGGTGTCCGGACAGGTGCAAGGACGTCTGTAGTTCACCTGCTGACAGGTGCGACTTGACGGCAGACAGGTGCGCAAGGCTCAAACCCAGGAGTTTATAATTGGTCCTGTATGTAGTTTGCTCAAACAAACCATGGTGTCAATCAACAAGGTGTTGATTGACACCATGGTTGGGCAGATAGCGGGGTCACTGCGCAGCCCGTCCTGCGCAGGTATCAGAGTAGAGGGGCTAAAGTTCATCTGACAGCAATCAAGTGTAAAAAATATGGAAAGCCCGCACTTCTCAATGATATGCTTCCAAAATGCTCGAATATTCTCAATATCATATCCAAAAATTTGTTTAAGCTCATTGGAGCTAgaattttgctgtttttttggaAGCTTTAAGTTTAAGAATCATTAGAGAGAATGAAAATGTAATCGCATTTAGTTGCGGCTAATTCTTGAAATGGgtggaacaaaaaaacaaaactgtgACTGTCCTTGGTGAGTTCAACTAATATTCGTTAGATACAAAATGTTCGCTGAAGATGTAGGAATACATGGTTTCGTGTGTTCTCTGTGCTTTTACTGGCACGTTTTGAACGTACGTTGTCTTTATTCAACACCAGTTTAGTGCGATCAAAATCAGAGAATGTATACCGGCAGATGAGATCGTGTGACTGATCCTAAAATGGCGGCTTCCAGTGACGGCGAAGACTTTCTCATCAATTCGGAACATCAGACGCTTTTGCGGGCGCTGAAATCAACCGTAGAAGGCCTCCTGGCTACCAGAACCAGCAATGTTTTCTCCACATACGGAGGCCTGCCTAGGATGTACCGGGCAGTGGAAGATATACTCCGCAACGGACTGAAGGAAAGGCGTGGGTTATTCGGCAACGTCACCGATTATTGGGCATTCATAAAGGGTCTGCGGTGGCTGCACCCAACCCTGGCACCAGCCCTGGAAAAGGCCAGCCGCTTTTCTGATGCACAGGAACAGGAGGAGGCCGATCCGGGGCGGGCCTGGCTGAGGAAAAGCTTAGAAAACCACAACTTGGCAACTCAACTGAAAGTCCTGACAGACAACAAGGACCATTTGTGCAAGTGTTATGAAGACACCAGCTTCCTATGTAACCAAAGATGTGTATCAGCAATGTTGCTGTGTCTGCAAGCTGTAGAACAGAATAACCCTGCCATCTTAGCGCAGATCGACCCCACATTACTCACAACAACGGACCACAAGAACATCTATGTCCGAAGTGCCTCCCTTCCTGCCATTATCGGACGTGAGACGGTCAGCCACAATGTCAACCTACCCTTATTTTCCCCGCCGAGGGAAAAGGACTTTGTTCACGTAACAACTACAGCAGAACATGCCACGCCCATCAGCAGTAACATCGGACTCAGTCCAGATGGAAAGTCCGCAGCCCGGAACGTTCTTATGTCCATTCTGGAGGGAAAAAATACTGATCGCGCAGACGTCCTAAACAGTAACAAAATGTCACAGAATTCCTGCAGTGATCAGCTGGGGATTGCGTACAACAGGAATGATAACATAGCTGACTTGGCCTTCAGCCCAGTGGTGGACAGTCCGCTGTCGGTAAGAAAAGTGAGCAGTGACAGTGCTTTGTTACTGGGAAGAATGGTGTGTCAGTGCAATACTGAAATACGTAGAGATGATCTGTTGAATGCAAATGTGAACAGCTTTGGTGACCGTACTTACAATGTGTGTCAGAGATGTGGTTTGGTTCAACAAACATCGGACATGGAAAAGAAGGGCCAGATGAACGTTCCTGCTGTCAGAAAGGAACTATCAAGAGTTGAAGAGAATGGAAATGATGAAGAAGACGTTGGTATAACTAAAAGGCCACATCATACAGAACCCATGGATATTTCACCTGTAGGGAATCCCCCGAGTACACCAAAGAAGACACATGTCAGGTCCAAATCAGATGCAAACCTTCAGGCATTAAAGAAGGTGCCCAAACAGAAGACTGAAGATGCAGTAGAGGAAGAGACAGCCAGCCTCCTGTCTAGCTCCTTACCTGCACGAGTGGAAGCAATGGAGAAGGCGAtggaaaagaagaaacaagaggACGACAAGGACGAGACTGACTCTGGCGTGGCAGGAGTCACGGACAGTACCTACATCTCACGACCAATGGAGGGGGAGTTCCTTATGACGTATCTGTCAGCTCAGGACTTCCGCACGTGCCCCGACCTGGACAAAGAGAACGCACACTTCAGCATCTCTGAAGCCCTGATTGCAGCCATCGAACAGATCAGATGTACCCAGGTAGTtatgatgtttctttttttatgaaatgTGTAACACAGAACTTGGAAAGTCACTGCACATATTCATGTGAGTATGACTTTTTTCTGACACAATTCTTCATACAGTTTTCTAAAAGAGATTCTCTTTTGGAAAACTGTATCAAGAATTGTATAACGTTAATCATTTACTTGTATTTGCTTTGTTAGTTACTGCCCTTAATACCAGTCCCAGCATGTAGGGCAGCTTGCATGTACTAGTAGTTAAGCAGTGTGTCTGTATCAGTTTCTTGCAGCCGGGACGTTGTTAAGTCAAGCAATATATTTCTATGCATTCTAACAAGAAGTCCCAGCAAAGTATTGCATCTAAAAAAAAGGTGACTTaaattatttttttgtgtgttctcgGTAGGTTCCAAGAAGGTTGTCagaagatgaagaggaggaTGCGTCAGATGAAGAGATCCAGAAACTGAAGCACCAGATCCGGGTGCGTCGTCGGGAGCGGCTGCACAAGCGGGCGCAGTTCCCTGCCTTCAACAGCGACGGCACCtccatcactaccagcggagaCACAGAACCCTTCAGCTCACCTCCAGGTAGCCATCCTTCATCTGTGTGGCTTCTGTTGCTTCATCACTTTTCATGCTGGTAGACATCATCCAATTTCCTAGGACACACAAAATAATGATGCTAGTTATGTGCTAATCAATTCCTGTGCTGTAACTATCTCTCCTTGATGTATTAAACAGGTCTGATTCACATAACAATTCACAGAGGTATGGTACTTACTGATGATTCAATAGATGTTTTACCCTTTTTTTCAATCTCAAATATTTCTCTTCAAACTCAAAGACAACCATTAGATGCTTCATAGCACTTGAACGCTGGTGGCTGTTTGTCTCACTTCCTATGTTTTGTCATAATTGCAAGATGATTTGAGAATGCTTAAACATTTGATAGACTTGATTATCCTACTTTTAAGTAAACAGTATGAGTAAACAACATGTTTGATGAAGTTAAAAATATGTATCCCTAAGATATGGCATATAGAACAGTCCATATGATTTTCTTACTCCACTGTGTTACACTGTAAAACACTAAATGTGAGAGTTCACCCATGTGTTTGAAATCTCAGGATCCACAGTGGCGTCGGACTCATGCCCATCTAGCGAGGAGGACAACAGTCAGCGTCAGACCAGCATCGCCGACTCCTCCTTCTCCCACACCGTTTACTCCTCCTTCTCTGAGTCGGAGAGTCGCAGCACCTCCCTGAACCCAACCAGCGACAGGAGCGGCTCCATGACGGACTCCTCCTTCTACGGTGCCACCAATGACTGCACCTCTGCTGAGGCTGTCGCCATCTCCCTGCTGAAGAAGTTTTCCCACAACCAGCTTCCCAAGGCCTCGGACCTGGAGTGGCTGGTATCTGAGCAGGACGTCCCCCAGGCCCTGCTGCCCATGCCCACCAGCCTGCCCGTCTCGCCCGACGAGGGAGAGAACTCTGACCTGGTCAGTACCTTGACCAAAAGAACCCGTCTCCGTGGGAACCTGCAGTGGGCCCCGCCCCGGGCACAAGTCATCTTCAGCATCCACCCTCCCCCCAAGAGGAAGATCATCCTTGCGAAGCAGAGTTACATGTGTGCAGGCTGTGGTACTAAAGTGGAGCCCGGGTTTATGAAGAGGTTTCGGTACTGTGAGTACCTAGGCAAGTATTTCTGTCAGTGCTGCCACACCAATGCCTCCTCCATGATTCCTGGTAAGATCATCCACAAGTGGGACTTCAGGAAGTACTACGTCTCCAACTTCTCCCTGGACTTAATCAACAAGATGCACACTGAGCCTCTCTTTAACATATCAGACATTAACCCTGCGCTGTACAGAAAGGTGCGTGCCTTGGACGCCGTAAGGGACGTTCGCCAACAGCTGTACCATCTCCGCAATTTCCTCCGCACCTGTCGTCTCGGACAGAACCTGTACTCCGAGTTTAAAAAACTCCCAGATCACCTAACCCACGACCCGCACGTTTTCTCCATCAGCGACTTGCTCCAAGTGAAGAATGGGGAGATGATTGGACCCCTGAAGGACTTTGTTGAAGATGCAGTAACCCATGTGAAACAGTGTGAGTTGTGCCAGGCTAAAGGGTTCTACTGCGAGGTGTGTGGGAACGACAAGGACATCATCTTCCCGTTTGAGGTGCAGAAGTGTACCCAGTGTGCCTTGTGCGGGTCCTGTTTCCACAGGGGGTGCTTCCACAACGGGAACTGCCCCAAGTGTGCCAGGATAAGGGCCAGGAGAGAGCAGATTACCCAGGCCAAGCCCAGTGTGTCTGATAGCTCAGATGAAGGACAGGAATGAGATAATCTGTCTGCAAGATAGTCTAAATGCAGACTTAGGATTCTATTGGGTGCTGTAAAGGCTTTGCAGCTTAAGTGTCAGTGACACTACTGGTGGCCAGTCTTTATGTACTGTAGACTTTGATTAAGATATGCTTGCCGGTGTCTTTGTCAGTCAAATATAGACTTTAAAAGCTATGTTGTGGAAACAAGCAATGAAATGCAACTGCAAGACAGAATTTTCCATCCAGACAGGGTAGCCAAAAAGATTGCCATACCTCACTTAGTTATAGAACTGCTTTGTGGAATAGTGCAAGCTGACCTCTCAGGCATTATATGATTGTGTTGAGAGAGCCTAACTGGCAGAGAAGGTCAATTGCATATAAgatacatatactgtatgtatGGTTTAACTGTAACCATCAAATGTTGTGTTCATATTTATGGACTTTCTGATCATGATATATGAATAAGATGCAATTTACTAAAATCTTGATATCGGAAAGTTTGTGACTGGATGCATCTCACTGCTTTTTGTAAGGGATACATTTCTTTGCATAAGTTCCAAATCTAGCATCAACTAAGAAGCCCACATTAGAGTAAGTGTGAGAAGAAACTTGATGCTTTCAAACTGTGATTTAAGAAAATGATATGATCTTCAGTAGAACAGCTGTGATTTTGAGACATAAATTTCTTGAAAAGAGAAGGGGTATTTTTTTGCATATAGGTTGAAAGATAATCCCTTGTGTACTTATATGTTATAGTATTGGCACAAATAAACAGGGCAAAGATTCTAGTTGCTTGTTTGGACCAAACAGAGAAAAAGATTAGATGCATCTATACGAGATATAATTCTTTCATATCAAACTGCAGTTTGATGAAAGGAAATTCAGTTGTCCCTGAAACCATCGAAGAGACACaagaaaaaagattaaaaagaaaatatgtgAAAGCAAAAGTAAGATAAGTTTCTACCATTGTGCCAAAATACAATGATATCACAAGTGTGTAATTTGTCAGG contains the following coding sequences:
- the LOC136435278 gene encoding phytanoyl-CoA dioxygenase, peroxisomal-like — translated: MADRLQTVLRHLASGKPHQGISTNPVSSAAYQYSQPDCILSDEQRRFYDKNGFLVIKNLVSVDKIDKYRDRFEKVCTREVKIPGVIIMRDVAIAKSEFVPGEHAVTKIQDWMLDPVLFQYCCDPEILKYVEAFTGPDIAAMHTMVINKPPDPGSKSSRHPMHQDLHYFPFRPADRIVCSWTAMEKVDRSNGCLVVLPGSHTGDLKQHDYPEWEGGVNKMYHGVRDYSPDHPRVHLEMEKGDTVFFHPLLIHGSGMNRTQGFRKAISCHYASNHCYYIDVEGTVQENISSEVMELARKRLGNNVKLSFKDVWRLRARLVKGQPGNMVE
- the LOC136435286 gene encoding run domain Beclin-1-interacting and cysteine-rich domain-containing protein-like isoform X1 — encoded protein: MAASSDGEDFLINSEHQTLLRALKSTVEGLLATRTSNVFSTYGGLPRMYRAVEDILRNGLKERRGLFGNVTDYWAFIKGLRWLHPTLAPALEKASRFSDAQEQEEADPGRAWLRKSLENHNLATQLKVLTDNKDHLCKCYEDTSFLCNQRCVSAMLLCLQAVEQNNPAILAQIDPTLLTTTDHKNIYVRSASLPAIIGRETVSHNVNLPLFSPPREKDFVHVTTTAEHATPISSNIGLSPDGKSAARNVLMSILEGKNTDRADVLNSNKMSQNSCSDQLGIAYNRNDNIADLAFSPVVDSPLSVRKVSSDSALLLGRMVCQCNTEIRRDDLLNANVNSFGDRTYNVCQRCGLVQQTSDMEKKGQMNVPAVRKELSRVEENGNDEEDVGITKRPHHTEPMDISPVGNPPSTPKKTHVRSKSDANLQALKKVPKQKTEDAVEEETASLLSSSLPARVEAMEKAMEKKKQEDDKDETDSGVAGVTDSTYISRPMEGEFLMTYLSAQDFRTCPDLDKENAHFSISEALIAAIEQIRCTQVPRRLSEDEEEDASDEEIQKLKHQIRVRRRERLHKRAQFPAFNSDGTSITTSGDTEPFSSPPGLIHITIHRGSTVASDSCPSSEEDNSQRQTSIADSSFSHTVYSSFSESESRSTSLNPTSDRSGSMTDSSFYGATNDCTSAEAVAISLLKKFSHNQLPKASDLEWLVSEQDVPQALLPMPTSLPVSPDEGENSDLVSTLTKRTRLRGNLQWAPPRAQVIFSIHPPPKRKIILAKQSYMCAGCGTKVEPGFMKRFRYCEYLGKYFCQCCHTNASSMIPGKIIHKWDFRKYYVSNFSLDLINKMHTEPLFNISDINPALYRKVRALDAVRDVRQQLYHLRNFLRTCRLGQNLYSEFKKLPDHLTHDPHVFSISDLLQVKNGEMIGPLKDFVEDAVTHVKQCELCQAKGFYCEVCGNDKDIIFPFEVQKCTQCALCGSCFHRGCFHNGNCPKCARIRARREQITQAKPSVSDSSDEGQE
- the LOC136435286 gene encoding run domain Beclin-1-interacting and cysteine-rich domain-containing protein-like isoform X2, whose translation is MAASSDGEDFLINSEHQTLLRALKSTVEGLLATRTSNVFSTYGGLPRMYRAVEDILRNGLKERRGLFGNVTDYWAFIKGLRWLHPTLAPALEKASRFSDAQEQEEADPGRAWLRKSLENHNLATQLKVLTDNKDHLCKCYEDTSFLCNQRCVSAMLLCLQAVEQNNPAILAQIDPTLLTTTDHKNIYVRSASLPAIIGRETVSHNVNLPLFSPPREKDFVHVTTTAEHATPISSNIGLSPDGKSAARNVLMSILEGKNTDRADVLNSNKMSQNSCSDQLGIAYNRNDNIADLAFSPVVDSPLSVRKVSSDSALLLGRMVCQCNTEIRRDDLLNANVNSFGDRTYNVCQRCGLVQQTSDMEKKGQMNVPAVRKELSRVEENGNDEEDVGITKRPHHTEPMDISPVGNPPSTPKKTHVRSKSDANLQALKKVPKQKTEDAVEEETASLLSSSLPARVEAMEKAMEKKKQEDDKDETDSGVAGVTDSTYISRPMEGEFLMTYLSAQDFRTCPDLDKENAHFSISEALIAAIEQIRCTQVPRRLSEDEEEDASDEEIQKLKHQIRVRRRERLHKRAQFPAFNSDGTSITTSGDTEPFSSPPGSTVASDSCPSSEEDNSQRQTSIADSSFSHTVYSSFSESESRSTSLNPTSDRSGSMTDSSFYGATNDCTSAEAVAISLLKKFSHNQLPKASDLEWLVSEQDVPQALLPMPTSLPVSPDEGENSDLVSTLTKRTRLRGNLQWAPPRAQVIFSIHPPPKRKIILAKQSYMCAGCGTKVEPGFMKRFRYCEYLGKYFCQCCHTNASSMIPGKIIHKWDFRKYYVSNFSLDLINKMHTEPLFNISDINPALYRKVRALDAVRDVRQQLYHLRNFLRTCRLGQNLYSEFKKLPDHLTHDPHVFSISDLLQVKNGEMIGPLKDFVEDAVTHVKQCELCQAKGFYCEVCGNDKDIIFPFEVQKCTQCALCGSCFHRGCFHNGNCPKCARIRARREQITQAKPSVSDSSDEGQE